One window from the genome of Sporichthyaceae bacterium encodes:
- a CDS encoding reverse transcriptase-like protein produces the protein MTGRRLVVEADGAARGNPGPASYGAVVRDADTGEVLVERAATLGETTNNVAEYSGLIAALEAAFELDPAARVEVRMDSKLVIEQMAGRWAVKHANLKPLATRARALIPTSDRVSWTWIPRAQNGHADRLANLALDGESAEVLVPPSGDEVTVRTDAAPKIIGWARDLGTITTFRLLRHGQTEHTLQRRFSGGSSDPALTEV, from the coding sequence ATGACCGGTCGACGGTTGGTCGTGGAGGCCGATGGGGCCGCCCGCGGCAATCCGGGCCCGGCGTCCTACGGCGCCGTGGTGCGCGACGCGGACACCGGTGAGGTGTTGGTGGAACGCGCCGCGACGCTGGGCGAGACGACCAACAACGTCGCGGAGTACTCCGGCCTGATCGCGGCACTGGAGGCCGCGTTCGAACTGGACCCGGCGGCCCGGGTCGAGGTGCGGATGGACTCCAAACTGGTCATCGAACAGATGGCCGGGCGCTGGGCGGTCAAGCACGCCAACCTCAAGCCGCTGGCCACGCGTGCGCGTGCGCTGATCCCGACCTCCGACCGGGTCAGCTGGACCTGGATCCCGCGTGCGCAGAACGGGCACGCCGATCGGCTGGCGAACCTTGCCCTGGACGGTGAGTCCGCCGAGGTGCTCGTCCCGCCCTCCGGTGACGAGGTGACGGTCCGCACCGACGCCGCCCCGAAGATCATCGGCTGGGCCCGCGACCTGGGCACCATCACCACGTTCCGGTTGCTGCGCCACGGGCAGACCGAACACACCCTGCAGCGCCGGTTCAGCGGCGGTTCCAGCGACCCGGCGTTGACCGAGGTG